One Jeotgalibaca porci genomic region harbors:
- a CDS encoding helix-turn-helix domain-containing protein — MTTAEMIKELCEQMNISVSELARRIGQTPQNFNKKLQRETVTLDELKAIADVLGVRFEQAFILLDGDEIKISNE; from the coding sequence ATGACTACGGCAGAAATGATTAAAGAACTGTGTGAGCAAATGAATATAAGTGTTTCCGAACTTGCTAGACGTATTGGCCAGACTCCACAGAATTTCAATAAAAAATTACAACGAGAAACGGTAACCTTGGATGAGTTGAAAGCCATCGCAGATGTACTGGGCGTCAGGTTTGAGCAGGCGTTTATTTTACTTGATGGTGATGAAATAAAAATATCTAACGAATAA
- a CDS encoding zinc ribbon domain-containing protein has translation MVKKKNSKNIPLPILVLICAVLLFATYNSLFTLALAIWGDSVMGTVDSYHNRLDDSAADVNRSRTISKGYWFLVNGKEYQGYVIYSSDEAWPSLDEGETRSERIRYLSFLPYVNKPAMLSEFSEMGEGGIIYLILTPIGCLLLLLLVIRTARRGKKKKPSARKPAAFQIIEQRSDTYMFCPNCGNKITKGMAFCSSCGTKIQTNAPGVCTACGATLPEGAEFCIGCGKAVNSATSEPMEPHPVATPAPPQSGAGLVGFSDRYNCPEILAAAQINRKSSLGCMGILVFVPLIGFPVAGLLMDDFPFGESIIIGMGIALVMLVVNLLALRRTKQPMWEGVVVNKYSKEKSEHRGGEDDNYRTYTEYTTIINTDAGKKKTIVERDSGRHMYDYLSVGDRVRFHPKFGTYEKYDKSKDRIIYCNVCSMMNPIQNDRCKRCNNLLFK, from the coding sequence ATGGTAAAGAAGAAAAATAGTAAAAACATCCCTCTGCCTATCCTCGTCCTTATCTGTGCAGTTTTGCTGTTTGCTACATATAACAGCCTTTTCACGCTGGCTCTGGCGATATGGGGCGACAGCGTAATGGGTACGGTGGACAGCTATCACAACCGCTTGGATGATAGTGCCGCAGATGTCAACCGCTCCCGGACCATTTCCAAGGGCTATTGGTTTCTGGTAAATGGCAAGGAATACCAGGGTTATGTGATCTATAGCAGCGACGAGGCATGGCCGAGCTTAGATGAGGGCGAAACGCGCTCCGAGCGCATCCGCTACCTTAGCTTTTTACCTTATGTGAATAAGCCCGCCATGCTGTCCGAATTTAGCGAGATGGGCGAAGGAGGAATTATTTACCTCATTCTTACCCCTATCGGTTGTCTGCTTTTGCTGCTGCTTGTCATACGCACAGCCAGACGAGGGAAAAAGAAGAAACCATCGGCGAGGAAGCCCGCTGCATTTCAAATTATCGAGCAAAGGAGTGATACGTATATGTTTTGTCCCAACTGTGGAAACAAGATTACGAAGGGTATGGCTTTCTGTTCAAGCTGCGGCACAAAAATACAAACAAACGCCCCCGGTGTGTGTACTGCTTGCGGCGCAACGCTTCCGGAGGGAGCCGAATTTTGTATTGGCTGCGGAAAGGCGGTGAATTCGGCAACGTCGGAGCCGATGGAACCACACCCTGTAGCAACTCCCGCGCCCCCACAGAGCGGCGCGGGGCTGGTCGGCTTTTCCGACAGGTATAACTGCCCTGAAATACTGGCCGCTGCACAGATAAACAGGAAATCCTCCCTAGGCTGTATGGGAATCTTGGTTTTCGTGCCGCTCATCGGCTTTCCTGTCGCCGGTCTGCTGATGGACGATTTCCCCTTTGGAGAATCCATTATCATCGGCATGGGCATTGCTCTTGTTATGCTGGTCGTTAATCTGCTGGCGTTGAGAAGAACCAAGCAACCAATGTGGGAGGGTGTGGTCGTCAATAAGTACAGCAAGGAGAAAAGCGAGCATAGGGGCGGCGAGGATGATAACTACAGAACCTATACGGAATATACCACGATCATTAACACCGATGCGGGCAAGAAAAAGACTATCGTGGAAAGGGACAGCGGTCGGCATATGTATGATTATCTCTCCGTTGGTGACAGGGTGCGGTTTCATCCCAAATTCGGTACATACGAGAAGTACGACAAATCTAAAGACCGTATCATTTACTGCAATGTCTGCTCCATGATGAACCCCATACAAAATGACCGCTGTAAGCGGTGTAATAACCTATTATTTAAATAA
- a CDS encoding DUF4268 domain-containing protein: protein MNELQSLSQIFQNKLFRIPDYQRGYAWQDSQLRDFWEDLINLQSDRNHYTGLLSMKVLSKDEAKKLDTDDKWLLDSGFRPYHIVDGQQRLTTFVILLNEIVEFIASLPENESKPDENIYLGYENLKDIKAKYICRKRPPEGFIITYLFGYENDNPSAEYLKHKIFGEKFGGTLKETYYTKNLLYAKRFFNKEITAFYEKGGMDGIAELYRKLTLRFMFNIHEIEDDYDVFVAFETMNNRGKRLTNLELLKNRLIYLTTLYDRSILDEINEAALREKINKAWKEVYYQLGRNENTPLSDDEFLRAHWIMYFSYSRKKGDDYIKFLLRKFSHKSIFMNFAENETPVEDDTIPVVVDDEDTDDPSDVQENEAVEMAPGFLAPKEIADYVNSLNETAEYWYYTYYPEECNTISKEEKVWIGRLNRIGIGYFRPLVAVSLIPSVGATAEERINFYKAVERFIFIDFRMAMYQSSYQSSEFYRNARKVYNNEMKLTEVAALLNEIADADAPSAIQVFVTKMNKRFISNDGFYSWRDLKYFLYEYEYSLVSQYKIEKLQWADLTKVVKDQVTVEHILPQTPTKAYWKNQFRQFTAEEIKTLSATLGNMLPLSQSINSRLQNDSFEEKKNRGYYNGSHSEIEVSKESDWDANKIYERGIKLLHFMEERWNFKFASQEQMEELLHISFVNDGRDIPPELIEEESSAEEIVVPSDISDDDLKLQFWTKALPVIVDAFGDNSTYSNVSPSTRSTLDGFVGIGGINLYCTMRLRKHTLSANIWIDVKNREKNKKIFDVMFARKDNIEKIVPYAIGWNRGVKRSSTVNVEIENVDFNDTGRWPELIDFLATTCVALKSELITACADELHAVIDGD, encoded by the coding sequence ATGAATGAGTTACAATCTCTTTCTCAGATATTCCAAAATAAATTATTTAGAATTCCGGATTATCAGAGAGGTTACGCTTGGCAGGATTCACAGCTGCGTGATTTTTGGGAAGATTTGATTAACCTTCAATCTGATAGAAATCATTACACTGGCTTGTTATCGATGAAGGTTCTGAGCAAGGATGAAGCAAAAAAACTTGATACAGATGATAAGTGGCTTTTGGATAGTGGTTTCAGACCATATCATATTGTCGACGGACAGCAGCGTCTTACAACATTTGTTATCCTGCTGAATGAAATAGTGGAGTTTATTGCTTCTCTTCCTGAGAACGAAAGCAAACCGGATGAAAATATATATCTTGGATATGAGAATCTGAAAGATATAAAGGCAAAGTATATCTGCAGAAAAAGACCGCCAGAGGGATTTATTATTACATATCTCTTCGGATATGAGAATGACAATCCTAGCGCTGAATATCTCAAGCATAAAATATTCGGCGAGAAGTTTGGTGGAACGTTAAAAGAAACCTATTATACAAAGAACCTGCTTTATGCAAAGCGATTCTTCAATAAAGAAATTACCGCTTTTTATGAAAAAGGTGGTATGGACGGTATTGCTGAACTGTATAGAAAACTTACACTTCGATTCATGTTCAACATTCATGAAATTGAAGACGACTACGATGTCTTTGTTGCCTTCGAAACAATGAATAATAGAGGTAAGCGTTTAACAAATCTGGAGTTACTAAAGAACAGATTGATTTACCTTACTACATTGTATGACCGTTCTATTTTGGATGAAATTAATGAAGCAGCACTGCGTGAGAAAATAAATAAAGCCTGGAAAGAGGTTTATTATCAGCTTGGTAGAAATGAAAATACTCCGCTGTCTGATGATGAGTTTTTGAGAGCGCATTGGATTATGTACTTCTCATATTCTCGTAAAAAAGGCGATGATTACATTAAGTTCCTGCTGCGCAAATTCTCCCATAAATCCATTTTTATGAATTTTGCTGAGAACGAAACGCCTGTGGAGGATGACACAATCCCTGTTGTAGTTGATGATGAGGATACAGATGATCCATCTGACGTTCAGGAAAATGAAGCAGTAGAAATGGCGCCAGGTTTCCTTGCACCAAAGGAAATCGCAGACTACGTAAATAGCCTTAATGAAACGGCAGAATACTGGTATTACACGTATTATCCAGAAGAGTGCAATACAATCTCAAAAGAAGAAAAAGTATGGATTGGTAGACTTAACCGTATAGGTATTGGCTATTTTAGACCGCTAGTAGCAGTGTCATTGATTCCTAGTGTCGGCGCTACAGCGGAAGAACGAATCAATTTTTATAAAGCTGTGGAAAGATTTATTTTTATTGATTTTCGTATGGCTATGTACCAGTCCAGTTATCAGAGCAGTGAATTTTACCGTAATGCGCGTAAGGTTTATAACAACGAAATGAAACTAACAGAAGTGGCAGCACTTCTGAATGAAATTGCAGATGCCGATGCGCCAAGTGCTATTCAGGTGTTTGTAACAAAAATGAATAAGCGCTTTATTTCAAACGATGGCTTCTATAGCTGGAGAGATTTGAAATACTTCTTATATGAATATGAGTATTCACTCGTATCTCAATATAAAATCGAAAAACTGCAATGGGCTGACTTAACGAAGGTTGTAAAGGACCAGGTTACAGTGGAACACATCCTTCCTCAGACGCCAACAAAGGCTTATTGGAAAAATCAGTTCAGACAGTTTACTGCAGAAGAAATAAAAACACTTTCTGCGACACTTGGTAATATGCTGCCTCTTTCCCAGAGCATCAATTCCAGATTACAAAATGATAGCTTTGAAGAAAAGAAAAATCGTGGGTATTATAACGGTTCTCATTCCGAAATTGAGGTCAGCAAAGAGTCTGATTGGGATGCAAACAAAATATATGAGCGTGGCATAAAACTTCTTCATTTTATGGAAGAACGCTGGAATTTCAAGTTTGCAAGCCAGGAACAGATGGAAGAGCTACTGCATATTTCTTTTGTGAATGATGGCAGAGATATTCCGCCAGAGCTGATCGAAGAAGAATCAAGTGCTGAAGAAATTGTAGTTCCATCTGATATTTCGGATGATGATTTGAAGCTGCAGTTCTGGACAAAGGCGCTTCCTGTTATTGTTGATGCATTCGGTGATAACAGTACATATTCGAATGTATCTCCATCAACGAGAAGTACATTAGATGGCTTCGTTGGCATTGGTGGCATCAATCTGTATTGTACAATGAGATTAAGAAAGCATACCTTAAGTGCAAATATATGGATTGATGTTAAGAATAGAGAAAAGAACAAGAAAATCTTTGATGTTATGTTTGCAAGAAAAGATAACATCGAAAAAATAGTTCCTTACGCCATTGGGTGGAATCGTGGTGTCAAACGTTCTTCTACAGTAAATGTAGAGATAGAGAATGTTGACTTTAACGATACAGGTAGATGGCCGGAGCTGATTGATTTCTTGGCAACAACATGTGTCGCATTAAAATCGGAATTGATAACTGCGTGTGCAGATGAACTGCATGCAGTCATTGATGGGGATTAA
- a CDS encoding DUF6508 domain-containing protein, producing the protein MSKFGILTKYIPMIQTDSFGEWVIDKENDGTPEHPIQMPFVRYSEMVSNFIDDVYTFEESNKDMELTRYGDILKENGLEWGTDSMKDADVSSLNAQCVLALLMGAVRAERFCDGVLLDFFKSGYILKWLERLQNIE; encoded by the coding sequence ATGAGTAAATTCGGTATTTTGACAAAATACATACCTATGATTCAGACAGACAGTTTTGGAGAATGGGTTATTGATAAAGAAAACGATGGAACACCAGAACATCCAATACAGATGCCTTTTGTGCGGTATTCCGAAATGGTGAGCAACTTTATTGACGATGTTTATACCTTTGAAGAAAGCAATAAAGATATGGAGCTTACCCGCTATGGGGATATTCTCAAAGAAAATGGTCTTGAATGGGGAACCGACTCTATGAAAGATGCTGACGTTTCAAGCTTAAATGCACAGTGTGTGCTTGCGCTTCTTATGGGTGCAGTAAGAGCTGAGCGTTTCTGTGATGGTGTATTACTAGATTTCTTTAAAAGTGGCTACATATTGAAGTGGCTTGAAAGATTACAAAACATAGAGTAA
- a CDS encoding DUF4352 domain-containing protein, with protein sequence MKKALIIMLSLTLVLSLAGCGGSGDGETSSESPAPAESESTPSREMEADEFKYYGIGEAAEYEEYRITIDKVERVSDTSIFWNPKEGYSYIKVYVTVENIDTEAVSVDETPLCIVRDGDYNAELSDYSRNTDVINFLQDGIFEEAYLAPGTAESGWLTFQIKPDEKELTMKYDQLFDTVFFRFTVE encoded by the coding sequence ATGAAAAAAGCATTGATTATTATGTTGTCACTGACGTTAGTATTGTCGCTCGCCGGCTGCGGTGGAAGTGGAGACGGCGAGACTTCTTCGGAAAGTCCTGCCCCTGCTGAATCGGAAAGCACCCCTTCCCGTGAAATGGAAGCGGATGAATTCAAGTATTACGGTATCGGCGAGGCGGCCGAGTATGAGGAGTACCGAATAACAATTGATAAGGTAGAGCGGGTGAGTGATACCTCAATTTTCTGGAACCCCAAGGAGGGGTACAGCTATATTAAGGTTTATGTGACCGTCGAAAATATTGACACGGAGGCCGTGTCGGTGGATGAGACCCCGCTATGTATCGTGCGCGACGGAGATTATAATGCCGAGCTTTCGGACTATTCGCGCAACACAGACGTGATAAATTTTTTACAGGACGGTATATTTGAAGAAGCCTATCTTGCTCCAGGAACTGCGGAAAGCGGCTGGCTGACTTTCCAAATAAAGCCCGATGAAAAAGAGCTTACTATGAAATACGACCAACTGTTTGATACGGTCTTTTTCCGCTTCACGGTTGAGTAG
- a CDS encoding zinc ribbon domain-containing protein: MERFDTLLEAAEFSATRCTNWSFAISNDRYDVKGLLVLAETSDSEDPIDEDSFYVVSPAGAIGLCNDGEDIDWLFLSDAAPNEDLPLTYQAEQQIKFCSKCGSRAVLGARFCGQCGTAL, from the coding sequence ATGGAGAGATTTGACACGCTGCTGGAGGCTGCGGAGTTTTCAGCAACACGCTGCACAAACTGGAGTTTTGCCATTTCAAATGATAGATACGATGTAAAAGGCTTGCTGGTGCTTGCCGAAACAAGCGATAGTGAAGACCCAATCGATGAGGATAGCTTTTATGTGGTATCGCCTGCTGGAGCTATCGGCTTATGTAACGACGGCGAGGACATCGATTGGCTGTTTCTGTCTGACGCTGCGCCGAATGAGGATCTGCCGCTGACATACCAAGCTGAGCAGCAGATAAAGTTCTGCTCGAAATGTGGCTCCCGCGCTGTTCTCGGTGCTCGATTTTGCGGTCAGTGTGGAACAGCGCTGTGA